One window from the genome of Microbacterium sulfonylureivorans encodes:
- the thiL gene encoding thiamine-phosphate kinase yields MSASDPRVGDLSEGAILRGILERLGASHAPVGPGDDAAVLDAPDARVVATVDTLVHGPDFRLAWSSGFDLGWKAAAVNLADVAAMGAVPTALLVALAMPEDMRLSFVTSLADGLRAACDELAPGCAVEGGDLTVSDTLTIAVTALGSLHGIPPVRRSGARPGDVLAVAGTLGRAARGLGLLFARFTDASGEPVPIDAVLLTEEERADVAVQLRPAPPVGLGPVAARAGATAMMDVSDGLVLDASRLADASGVTVEVDSAALGPDPASTLTGGEDHALLATFPSGAALPDGFRALGRIIARSTDAVLIDGHPHDGAGGWDPYRDWDAGRG; encoded by the coding sequence ATGAGTGCCTCGGATCCGCGCGTCGGCGACCTGAGCGAGGGTGCGATCCTCCGCGGCATCCTCGAACGGCTGGGCGCGTCCCATGCCCCGGTGGGTCCCGGAGACGACGCCGCCGTCCTCGACGCTCCCGACGCCCGCGTGGTCGCCACCGTCGACACCCTCGTCCACGGGCCCGACTTCCGGCTCGCCTGGTCGTCGGGCTTCGACCTGGGCTGGAAGGCCGCCGCCGTCAACCTGGCCGACGTCGCCGCGATGGGCGCGGTTCCGACCGCGCTGCTGGTCGCGCTCGCCATGCCCGAAGACATGCGCCTGTCGTTCGTGACCAGCCTCGCCGACGGCCTCCGCGCCGCTTGCGACGAGCTCGCCCCCGGCTGTGCGGTGGAGGGCGGCGACCTCACCGTCTCGGACACCCTCACCATCGCCGTGACCGCGCTCGGATCCCTCCACGGGATCCCGCCGGTGAGGCGCTCGGGAGCGCGCCCCGGCGATGTCCTGGCCGTCGCGGGGACGCTCGGGCGGGCCGCCCGCGGCCTCGGGCTGCTGTTCGCGCGATTCACGGATGCCTCGGGCGAGCCGGTCCCGATCGATGCCGTCTTGCTCACCGAAGAAGAGCGGGCCGACGTGGCGGTGCAGCTGCGGCCGGCACCGCCGGTGGGCCTCGGCCCGGTGGCGGCCCGTGCGGGGGCGACCGCGATGATGGACGTGTCGGACGGACTCGTCCTCGACGCCTCCCGGCTGGCCGATGCATCCGGCGTGACCGTCGAGGTCGACTCCGCGGCGCTCGGGCCGGACCCGGCTTCGACGCTCACGGGGGGCGAGGATCACGCACTCCTCGCGACCTTCCCGTCCGGCGCGGCGCTGCCGGACGGCTTCCGCGCACTCGGCCGGATCATCGCGCGCAGCACAGACGCGGTGCTGATCGACGGTCACCCGCACGACGGCGCCGGGGGATGGGACCCCTATCGCGATTGGGACGCCGGCCGGGGCTGA
- the rsmD gene encoding 16S rRNA (guanine(966)-N(2))-methyltransferase RsmD, whose translation MTRIIAGRAGSLTLEVPDAGTRPTSDRVRESLFGALESADALRGAAVLDLYAGSGALALEALSRGARSADLVEKAPRAASVIQRNTTRVTKAIGRDAPTAVHRTSAVAYLQIARGPFDLVFIDPPYDLAESELTHVLELLTGSLAPGAIIVVERAKRSPEPTLPAGLVADRSKRYGDTTLWWSSTAPPAED comes from the coding sequence GTGACGCGCATCATCGCCGGCCGTGCCGGCTCCCTGACGCTCGAGGTCCCCGATGCCGGCACCCGCCCGACGAGCGACCGCGTTCGCGAGTCGCTGTTCGGAGCTCTGGAGTCCGCAGACGCGCTGCGCGGCGCCGCCGTGCTCGATCTGTACGCGGGATCCGGCGCACTGGCACTCGAGGCCCTGAGCCGAGGTGCGCGGAGCGCCGACCTCGTCGAGAAGGCGCCGCGCGCGGCATCCGTCATCCAGCGGAACACGACGCGCGTGACCAAGGCGATCGGGCGGGATGCCCCGACCGCGGTGCACCGGACATCCGCCGTCGCCTACCTGCAGATCGCCCGGGGCCCCTTCGACCTCGTCTTCATCGACCCGCCCTACGATCTCGCGGAGTCCGAGCTCACGCACGTGCTCGAGCTCCTGACCGGCTCGCTCGCTCCGGGCGCGATCATCGTCGTCGAGCGGGCGAAGCGCTCGCCGGAGCCCACGCTTCCCGCGGGGCTCGTCGCCGACCGGTCGAAGCGCTACGGTGACACCACGCTGTGGTGGTCGTCGACGGCGCCGCCGGCCGAGGACTGA
- a CDS encoding DUF3515 family protein, with translation MTRARRILASVLAVTAAAGLAGCGSTVSMQPAPAANDPACAEVSVLLPGSLAGQERRWTDAQATGAWGEPAAVLFTCGLEPPGPSTLPCQTVNGVDWIIDESEAPKYRVTSFGRVPAVEVYLDNDVVASAEVLDSLSLIVSRLPADGATCLDRVNATADD, from the coding sequence GTGACCCGAGCGCGCCGCATCCTCGCCTCCGTGCTCGCCGTGACCGCCGCCGCGGGCCTCGCCGGGTGCGGCTCGACCGTCTCGATGCAGCCCGCCCCCGCCGCGAACGATCCGGCGTGCGCCGAGGTGTCGGTGCTCCTCCCCGGGAGCCTCGCCGGGCAGGAGCGGCGGTGGACGGATGCGCAGGCGACCGGCGCATGGGGAGAGCCCGCCGCCGTGCTCTTCACGTGCGGCCTCGAGCCGCCGGGGCCGTCGACGCTCCCCTGCCAGACGGTGAACGGCGTCGACTGGATCATCGACGAGTCCGAGGCGCCGAAATACCGCGTGACGTCGTTCGGGCGGGTGCCGGCCGTCGAGGTGTACCTCGACAACGACGTCGTCGCCAGCGCCGAGGTGCTCGACTCGCTCTCGCTCATCGTCTCCCGGCTGCCCGCGGACGGGGCGACCTGCCTCGACCGCGTCAACGCGACCGCGGACGACTGA